A DNA window from Prosthecobacter debontii contains the following coding sequences:
- a CDS encoding SDR family NAD(P)-dependent oxidoreductase, producing the protein MRLQDKVAVITGAGRGIGKEIAKTFAAEGAKIVVNYVNNRAAAEATLAELTEAGADAVLIQANVAVREEVKRLFKEAHERYGRIDILVNNAGINKRGWFEEATDEDWDMIMGVNLKGPFICSQEVFPYMKEQKGGRIINISSVAGQYHGPKTVHYAVSKAGLNSLTKVVARYGAEHNILVNAVAPGIMWTEQTADELASPGGQVIVNMTLVKRPGQLSDVSSTCVLLASDEQSYITGQVISVSGGAYLA; encoded by the coding sequence ATGAGACTCCAGGATAAAGTCGCCGTTATCACCGGTGCTGGCCGAGGTATCGGCAAAGAAATCGCAAAAACTTTTGCGGCTGAAGGTGCAAAGATCGTTGTCAATTACGTCAACAACAGAGCGGCTGCGGAAGCGACTCTCGCTGAACTGACCGAAGCAGGTGCGGATGCGGTTTTGATCCAGGCCAATGTGGCCGTGCGTGAAGAGGTGAAACGTCTCTTCAAGGAAGCCCATGAGCGTTACGGAAGAATCGATATCTTGGTCAACAATGCCGGTATCAACAAGCGTGGCTGGTTCGAAGAAGCTACGGATGAAGACTGGGACATGATCATGGGCGTCAATCTGAAAGGGCCCTTCATTTGCAGCCAGGAGGTGTTTCCCTACATGAAGGAACAGAAGGGGGGGCGCATCATCAATATCTCCTCTGTAGCTGGGCAGTATCACGGGCCAAAGACCGTTCACTATGCGGTCTCCAAAGCGGGATTGAATAGCCTCACCAAGGTGGTAGCCCGCTACGGAGCTGAGCATAACATCTTGGTGAATGCCGTGGCTCCGGGGATCATGTGGACAGAACAGACGGCAGATGAACTGGCGAGCCCCGGTGGTCAGGTGATTGTCAATATGACCTTGGTGAAGCGGCCTGGCCAGTTGAGTGATGTATCCAGCACCTGTGTCCTCTTGGCTTCGGATGAGCAGAGCTACATCACGGGACAAGTGATCAGCGTCAGCGGAGGAGCTTATCTGGCCTGA
- a CDS encoding ATP-grasp domain-containing protein — MSSAPDSAVLLLGASVDQLFAIRTAKQMGLYTVVVDGNVQSPGFLEADYHEPVSTRDAEALKAFVDRYHAQGDLPRIRGVFVMGSDIPFIVAELAQYLGTPGISAETARVATDKYLMKQRFKERGVPIPWFALLSSAEDLAEPLRQYKTLVIKPVDRSGARGVFRITEESDYRRLFEESLKLSFCGQVLAEAYIPGLQISTETIMHQGRGVTPGFADRNYEMIDAFAPNIIENGGWVPSCVSPEMKKQVEDLVEKAALALGVTDGIAKGDVVVGSDGPMMIEMAARASGGDFAESLVPIGCGVNLIEAGINIAIGRVPDFEKLQPRWRRGVVNRYFFPKPGVLKSIEGADEIRKQPWIRKFELWYKEGDIVPQVRSHADRFGVFIAEGADRAEAENRAEWVYKTLKIVTE; from the coding sequence ATGAGTAGTGCGCCTGATTCAGCGGTCCTATTACTCGGTGCCAGTGTCGATCAGCTTTTTGCGATCCGGACGGCCAAACAAATGGGACTCTACACCGTCGTAGTCGATGGGAATGTCCAGTCTCCAGGCTTTCTTGAAGCCGACTATCATGAGCCTGTCAGCACCCGAGATGCAGAGGCTCTCAAGGCGTTTGTGGATCGCTACCATGCTCAAGGTGATCTCCCGCGCATTCGTGGGGTGTTTGTCATGGGCAGCGATATCCCCTTCATCGTTGCTGAACTGGCTCAATATCTAGGCACTCCAGGGATCTCGGCAGAGACGGCCCGAGTCGCCACGGATAAATACCTGATGAAGCAGCGCTTTAAAGAACGTGGCGTGCCGATCCCGTGGTTTGCCTTACTGTCCTCGGCGGAGGATCTCGCCGAGCCACTGCGTCAATACAAAACCCTGGTGATCAAACCCGTGGACCGCTCTGGAGCCCGCGGGGTGTTCCGCATCACCGAGGAGTCGGACTACCGGCGTCTGTTTGAAGAATCTCTCAAGCTCTCGTTTTGCGGTCAGGTTTTGGCTGAGGCCTATATTCCCGGACTCCAGATCAGCACGGAAACGATCATGCACCAGGGGCGTGGTGTCACCCCAGGTTTTGCGGACCGAAACTATGAAATGATTGATGCCTTCGCGCCGAATATCATCGAGAACGGAGGTTGGGTGCCTTCATGTGTCTCTCCGGAGATGAAAAAACAAGTGGAAGACTTGGTGGAAAAAGCTGCGCTTGCTCTGGGGGTCACGGATGGCATTGCTAAAGGCGACGTGGTGGTGGGTTCCGATGGCCCGATGATGATCGAGATGGCGGCGCGTGCCTCTGGAGGTGACTTTGCGGAAAGTCTGGTGCCCATCGGCTGCGGGGTGAATTTGATCGAGGCAGGCATTAACATTGCCATCGGCCGCGTTCCCGACTTTGAAAAGCTCCAGCCACGGTGGCGCCGAGGGGTGGTGAATCGTTATTTCTTTCCCAAACCTGGCGTGCTGAAAAGCATCGAAGGTGCTGATGAAATCCGCAAACAACCCTGGATTCGCAAATTCGAACTCTGGTATAAGGAGGGAGATATTGTTCCACAAGTGCGCAGCCATGCCGACCGGTTTGGGGTTTTCATTGCGGAAGGAGCTGACCGGGCTGAAGCGGAAAATCGAGCCGAATGGGTTTACAAAACATTGAAGATCGTCACTGAATAA
- a CDS encoding DUF4910 domain-containing protein: MSRLFPICRSLTGEGVRTTLKILQEHMPGLTIHEVPSGTTCLDWQVPDEWNIRSARLTNPDGEVIADFDTHNLHVVGYSEPVDVKLELEELQKHLYSSAKMPEAIPYVTSYYKRTWGFCISEKQRQTLKPGRYHAHIDSSLTPGSLTYGELILPGESKDEIFLSTYVCHPSMANNELSGPVVATWLAKHLQALPKRRHTYRIVFIPETIGSIVYLARHMDHLKQHVKAGFVLSCVGDDRAYSYLPSRCGGTLADKAALHVLDHLHPGYQKFSYLQRGSDERNYCWPGIDLPMCSIMRSKYATFPEYHTSADDLTFVTESGLQGAYQALLMTIDCLEKNKTYITTVLGEPQMGKRDLYPTIAMNGNVSKGRARLLVDILAYCDGTNDLFDLAHILNRPAWELFELMDVLLHHGLIREKN; this comes from the coding sequence ATGAGTCGGCTGTTTCCCATTTGCAGGAGCCTTACGGGAGAGGGCGTGCGCACGACATTAAAGATCTTACAGGAGCATATGCCGGGCCTTACGATTCACGAAGTCCCCAGTGGGACGACGTGTTTGGATTGGCAGGTGCCGGACGAATGGAATATCCGCTCCGCGCGCTTGACTAATCCGGATGGGGAAGTCATCGCCGATTTTGATACGCACAACCTGCATGTGGTGGGTTACTCAGAGCCTGTCGATGTGAAACTTGAACTGGAGGAACTCCAAAAGCATCTCTACTCCAGTGCCAAAATGCCGGAGGCAATTCCTTATGTGACAAGCTACTACAAGCGTACGTGGGGATTCTGCATTTCCGAAAAGCAACGACAAACACTCAAACCCGGGCGTTATCATGCCCACATTGATTCGTCGCTGACTCCTGGCAGCCTAACCTATGGTGAGTTGATCTTACCGGGGGAATCGAAAGATGAAATCTTCTTGTCTACCTATGTTTGTCATCCGTCGATGGCTAACAATGAGTTGTCAGGCCCTGTCGTTGCCACTTGGCTGGCCAAGCACCTCCAAGCTCTCCCTAAACGGCGGCACACATACCGCATCGTTTTCATCCCGGAAACGATCGGTAGTATCGTTTACTTGGCCCGCCACATGGACCATCTCAAACAGCATGTGAAGGCGGGGTTTGTGCTGTCATGCGTGGGGGATGATCGTGCCTACTCCTACCTGCCCTCCCGTTGCGGGGGGACACTGGCAGACAAAGCGGCGTTGCATGTGTTAGACCATCTGCATCCGGGGTATCAAAAGTTCAGTTATCTTCAGCGTGGTAGTGATGAACGCAATTATTGTTGGCCGGGTATCGATCTACCCATGTGCTCGATTATGCGCAGTAAATATGCGACCTTCCCTGAATACCATACTTCTGCGGATGACTTGACCTTTGTCACTGAATCCGGCTTGCAAGGAGCATATCAAGCGCTGCTAATGACCATCGACTGCTTGGAGAAAAACAAGACCTACATAACAACGGTCTTAGGCGAACCTCAGATGGGTAAACGTGATCTCTATCCGACGATTGCGATGAATGGAAACGTCAGCAAGGGGCGAGCGAGATTGCTGGTGGATATCTTGGCGTATTGTGATGGTACGAATGACCTTTTTGATCTCGCTCATATTCTGAACCGACCAGCGTGGGAGCTCTTTGAACTCATGGATGTGTTGTTGCATCACGGACTGATTCGAGAAAAGAACTGA
- a CDS encoding AAC(3) family N-acetyltransferase, with amino-acid sequence MTSRTHYTTEDIKTALCELGVASGDDVYVSGNFGSLGFHESKSKTGTLEAHHEAIRAVIGPEGTLVVPTHSFDLCNTEIVFDSKVTPSQRGPFTEFIRQMPGAVRQFHPFGSVTALGASAGLICEKTTRHAYGPNTPYERLLHRDAWSLSVGMPPQTTCSLVHHLEMTMAVPYRYTKEFLHPVKRSEEVVIEPFYLFVTYQGIELERDRNAKFFAHPLMVQHVRQVRIGMNQVWAYKMRVFEQVVRECMTEDIYAWLRHPPEIRPFQK; translated from the coding sequence ATGACCTCACGCACCCATTATACGACGGAGGATATCAAAACAGCCCTATGCGAATTAGGGGTCGCTTCGGGCGATGATGTTTATGTTTCTGGTAACTTTGGATCGCTTGGGTTTCATGAATCAAAATCGAAAACCGGTACACTCGAAGCCCATCACGAGGCCATAAGGGCTGTCATCGGCCCCGAAGGTACGCTCGTGGTTCCGACGCATTCATTTGACCTCTGCAATACGGAGATCGTGTTTGATTCCAAGGTGACGCCTAGCCAACGAGGACCGTTCACAGAATTCATACGGCAGATGCCGGGAGCTGTGCGTCAGTTTCATCCATTTGGTTCGGTGACGGCTTTGGGTGCATCTGCCGGCTTGATTTGTGAAAAAACAACCCGGCATGCCTATGGGCCGAATACGCCTTATGAGCGCCTCCTTCACCGAGATGCGTGGAGCCTCAGCGTGGGGATGCCGCCTCAGACCACTTGCAGTCTGGTTCATCACTTGGAGATGACGATGGCCGTGCCCTATCGCTACACGAAGGAGTTTCTTCATCCGGTCAAGCGCAGCGAAGAAGTGGTGATCGAGCCTTTCTACCTCTTTGTTACTTACCAAGGCATCGAGCTTGAGCGCGACCGTAATGCGAAGTTCTTTGCTCATCCTCTGATGGTGCAGCATGTCCGTCAGGTGCGTATCGGTATGAATCAGGTGTGGGCTTACAAGATGCGCGTCTTCGAGCAAGTGGTGCGGGAGTGCATGACCGAAGATATTTACGCTTGGTTGCGCCACCCGCCTGAGATACGGCCGTTTCAGAAATGA
- a CDS encoding glycosyltransferase family 9 protein, with translation MSDSAAIVSDKQLGDVLLLQPSAAYLASQTGTPTALFVRDAFRPLIELMPDCQWGPDAGKKFSSIWTTSWSSRAVWQAFKLRTRQRRLIVNKPRHIRWWYRLLFHEIRLEPPSAEYWARYFWRAVSGLPGEQFMPPRLLSPPESWRHSQAPQEPYILINPTAAWSRKFWSEPQWAEALSEMSNKTALPIVIAGGGSEREKNHCLTITQGAAVPTLNLAGQTSMQQYLHLLARARVVVCIDGAASHLAQAFGLPTVTLFGPTHEGKWHWPTPRNAVLAARDFNGTNQPGPTSAIPVEAVLKSFDAVRQTSQTAV, from the coding sequence ATGAGTGACTCCGCTGCCATCGTAAGCGATAAACAGCTGGGAGATGTGCTACTGCTCCAGCCTAGCGCTGCCTATCTGGCGAGTCAGACAGGCACACCAACCGCATTGTTTGTTCGTGATGCCTTCCGCCCACTCATTGAGCTGATGCCTGATTGCCAATGGGGACCTGATGCGGGCAAAAAATTTAGCTCTATTTGGACGACCAGTTGGAGTTCCCGCGCTGTTTGGCAGGCCTTCAAATTACGCACCCGGCAGCGCAGACTCATCGTCAACAAACCTCGCCATATCCGCTGGTGGTATCGCCTACTTTTCCATGAAATCAGGCTCGAACCCCCAAGTGCCGAGTATTGGGCTCGCTACTTTTGGCGTGCCGTCAGCGGCCTTCCAGGCGAGCAATTTATGCCGCCTCGTCTGCTTTCCCCTCCTGAAAGTTGGCGGCATTCGCAGGCACCTCAAGAGCCCTACATTCTTATCAATCCCACGGCAGCTTGGTCGAGAAAGTTTTGGAGCGAACCGCAATGGGCCGAAGCACTCTCGGAGATGTCGAACAAAACCGCCCTCCCCATCGTCATCGCAGGCGGAGGTTCTGAGCGAGAAAAAAACCATTGTCTGACCATCACGCAAGGCGCTGCGGTTCCGACACTCAATCTCGCTGGTCAGACGTCCATGCAGCAATACTTACATCTGTTGGCCAGAGCTCGTGTGGTGGTTTGCATCGATGGTGCTGCCTCTCACTTAGCCCAGGCTTTTGGTCTTCCTACGGTGACTCTCTTTGGCCCAACTCATGAAGGCAAATGGCACTGGCCCACTCCAAGGAATGCGGTCTTAGCAGCCAGAGATTTCAATGGCACAAACCAGCCGGGACCAACATCAGCCATCCCCGTTGAGGCTGTACTCAAGAGTTTCGACGCGGTGCGCCAAACGTCACAGACCGCCGTGTAA
- a CDS encoding glycosyltransferase family 4 protein, producing the protein MVHTNDHPDSLLGQAVAHELAAIPIMTLRTPGMSQRDFEKYHCSKHKHLIAVGDQLFQKVRPWIAGQPPLTLVHNGITEDEILPPPSQPSHALEHVLVLGSIIPRKGWQDLIAALQRLEAIVPPGPVPEIHFLGDLLQQDASTTLHTQRLSRFKLNFLGVDPNYRKRLRQYALAIHPSRDESFGMAALECVAAGVPLLAAATGLIPEFIPRDSFLFQPEASDELASKLASLLSLTMPEIQSAFGFTEAHQIIRERFSTPETVRKLKVIYREHTASGS; encoded by the coding sequence GTGGTACATACAAATGATCACCCTGATAGTTTGTTAGGCCAAGCAGTCGCACATGAACTCGCGGCCATTCCCATCATGACGCTACGCACGCCGGGAATGAGTCAGCGTGATTTTGAAAAGTATCACTGCTCGAAGCACAAACATCTGATCGCGGTGGGAGATCAACTGTTCCAAAAAGTCCGTCCCTGGATCGCTGGCCAACCGCCTCTGACGCTCGTCCATAATGGCATCACGGAAGATGAAATTCTGCCCCCTCCATCTCAGCCATCTCATGCCTTGGAGCATGTGCTGGTACTAGGATCAATCATTCCCCGGAAAGGCTGGCAGGATCTCATCGCAGCCCTTCAGCGGTTGGAGGCCATCGTCCCTCCAGGCCCGGTTCCAGAAATTCATTTCCTGGGGGACCTCTTACAGCAAGACGCATCCACGACTCTACACACCCAACGACTCAGTCGCTTCAAGCTAAACTTCCTGGGAGTAGATCCCAATTATCGGAAACGACTGAGACAATATGCCTTAGCGATTCATCCCTCGCGTGATGAGAGTTTTGGTATGGCCGCTCTTGAGTGTGTAGCTGCGGGGGTGCCGCTGCTGGCAGCCGCTACCGGATTGATCCCTGAATTTATCCCGCGCGATTCGTTCCTCTTTCAGCCCGAGGCTTCGGATGAATTGGCTTCTAAGCTGGCATCCCTTCTTTCGCTGACAATGCCAGAGATTCAGAGTGCGTTCGGCTTTACGGAAGCTCATCAGATCATCCGTGAGCGGTTCTCCACACCGGAGACGGTGCGCAAATTGAAGGTCATTTACCGCGAGCACACTGCCTCTGGATCATGA